Proteins from a genomic interval of Brachybacterium vulturis:
- a CDS encoding pilus assembly protein TadG-related protein translates to MTILTTGVLVVILMVIAVGTAITGVQLERNGLQHAADSASLAAAQAVDPSRLYTAGEGTAIRTSSARAAAEAQLRDYPHQTTRTEGIALSSLTVDPDGTVHVVLTARTHPPLAGWFTRGTGTAIPLTVEGEARAR, encoded by the coding sequence ATGACGATACTGACCACCGGAGTGCTGGTGGTCATCCTCATGGTGATCGCCGTCGGCACCGCGATCACCGGGGTGCAGCTCGAACGCAACGGCCTCCAGCACGCCGCGGACAGTGCGTCCCTCGCCGCAGCCCAGGCGGTCGATCCGTCGCGCCTCTACACCGCGGGCGAGGGCACCGCGATCCGCACCAGCTCCGCCCGCGCCGCCGCCGAGGCGCAGCTGCGCGACTATCCGCACCAGACGACGCGCACCGAGGGCATCGCCCTCTCCTCCCTCACCGTGGATCCCGACGGCACCGTCCACGTGGTCCTCACCGCGCGCACGCACCCGCCCCTGGCAGGATGGTTCACGCGAGGGACGGGCACCGCCATCCCGCTGACCGTCGAAGGAGAGGCCCGCGCCCGATGA
- a CDS encoding glycerate kinase, translating to MTPTVLLAPDKFKGTLTAAQVVDALRRGIAQTTPQLRVLSCPIADGGDGTVDAAHAAGFTIRSTTVTGPTGAPRRARWALQEDVAVLELAETVGLDALPGGELAPHLASTRGLGELMRAAIDSGARTLLVGLGGSASTDAGAGLLQGLGAQLHAPDGTDLRPGLSGLGALASADLGPALAVLDGVTVIAANDVTNPLLGPEGAAAVYGPQKGLASAEITPADEVLAVAARILDPAGAHRDRPGAGAAGGTGFGLFLLGAAQRSGADAVFELVGVDALLTQADVVVTGEGKLDAQTLQGKGPAEVARRARERGLPVAAVAGVITLDAQELGRAGIDTAWDLTSRAGSTRRALEEGETLLVEIGRDLGPWLLEAAGEDTATGG from the coding sequence ATGACCCCCACCGTGCTGCTCGCCCCGGACAAGTTCAAAGGCACCCTGACCGCCGCTCAGGTGGTGGACGCCCTGCGACGCGGCATCGCGCAGACCACGCCGCAGCTGCGCGTGCTGTCCTGCCCGATCGCCGACGGCGGGGACGGCACCGTCGATGCTGCGCATGCCGCCGGATTCACCATCCGCTCCACCACCGTCACCGGGCCCACCGGAGCGCCCCGCCGCGCGCGCTGGGCGCTGCAGGAGGACGTGGCCGTGCTGGAGCTCGCCGAGACCGTCGGCCTTGATGCCCTGCCCGGGGGAGAGCTCGCCCCGCATCTCGCCTCCACCCGGGGGCTCGGCGAACTGATGCGTGCCGCCATCGATTCCGGCGCCCGCACCCTCCTGGTGGGTCTCGGCGGCAGCGCCTCCACCGATGCGGGAGCCGGCCTGCTCCAGGGCCTCGGCGCCCAGCTGCACGCCCCGGACGGCACCGACCTCCGCCCCGGCCTGAGCGGACTGGGCGCGCTCGCGTCCGCGGACCTCGGCCCCGCGCTCGCCGTGCTGGACGGCGTCACCGTGATCGCGGCCAACGACGTCACCAATCCGCTGCTCGGCCCCGAGGGGGCGGCCGCCGTCTACGGTCCCCAGAAGGGCCTCGCCTCCGCAGAGATCACACCAGCCGATGAGGTCCTCGCCGTCGCGGCCCGCATCCTGGACCCCGCCGGTGCCCACCGCGACCGGCCCGGCGCAGGTGCCGCCGGCGGCACCGGATTCGGTCTCTTCCTGCTCGGCGCCGCACAGCGCTCGGGCGCCGACGCGGTGTTCGAGCTGGTCGGTGTCGACGCGCTGCTGACCCAGGCCGATGTCGTGGTCACCGGCGAAGGGAAGCTCGACGCCCAGACCCTGCAGGGCAAGGGCCCGGCAGAGGTGGCACGACGGGCCCGGGAGCGCGGACTGCCGGTCGCAGCGGTCGCCGGGGTGATCACCCTCGACGCGCAGGAGCTGGGAAGGGCAGGGATCGACACCGCGTGGGATCTCACCTCCCGCGCCGGCTCCACGCGGCGTGCGCTCGAGGAGGGCGAGACGCTGCTGGTCGAGATCGGCCGCGACCTCGGCCCCTGGCTGCTGGAGGCAGCCGGGGAGGACACCGCGACGGGCGGCTGA
- the prfB gene encoding peptide chain release factor 2, translated as MASIDFSAEITQLRSTLSSIEQVTDIEALDAKIVDLETQASAQDLWDDVDNAQKVSAALSHAQSERRRISELASRIEDLEVMVELAAEEDDADTFHEAENELVSIHRTLDELEVRTLLAGEYDERDAVITIRAGAGGVDAADFAEMLMRMYLRWAERHGYASKVMDTSYAEEAGLKSVTFEISAPYAYGTLSVEGGTHRLVRISPFDNQGRRQTSFAAVEVIPLIETTDAIEIPENDLKVDVFRSSGPGGQSVNTTDSAVRMTHLPSGTVVSMQDEKSQIQNRAAALRVMQSRLLLLKKAEEAAERKELAGDVKASWGDQMRSYVLNPYQMVKDLRTEYQEGNPSSVFDGEIDEFIDAGIRWRAEQGKSDS; from the coding sequence GTGGCTTCCATCGACTTCTCCGCAGAGATCACCCAGCTCCGCTCGACTCTGTCCTCCATCGAACAGGTGACGGACATCGAGGCGCTCGACGCCAAGATCGTCGACCTCGAGACGCAGGCCTCCGCGCAGGATCTGTGGGACGACGTCGACAACGCGCAGAAGGTCAGCGCCGCGCTCTCGCACGCCCAGTCCGAGCGTCGCCGCATCAGCGAGCTCGCGTCCCGCATCGAGGACCTCGAGGTGATGGTCGAGCTCGCCGCGGAGGAGGATGACGCCGATACCTTCCACGAGGCGGAGAACGAGCTGGTCAGCATCCACAGGACCCTCGATGAGCTCGAGGTGCGCACCCTGCTGGCCGGGGAGTACGACGAGCGCGATGCCGTGATCACCATCCGCGCCGGTGCCGGCGGTGTCGACGCCGCGGACTTCGCCGAGATGCTGATGCGCATGTACCTGCGCTGGGCCGAGCGCCACGGCTACGCCTCGAAGGTCATGGACACCTCCTACGCGGAGGAGGCCGGGCTGAAGTCGGTCACCTTCGAGATCTCCGCGCCCTACGCCTACGGCACCCTGTCCGTCGAGGGCGGCACCCACCGCCTGGTGCGCATCAGCCCCTTCGACAACCAGGGCCGCCGCCAGACCTCCTTCGCGGCGGTCGAGGTGATCCCGCTGATCGAGACCACCGATGCGATCGAGATCCCGGAGAACGACCTCAAGGTCGACGTGTTCCGCTCCTCGGGCCCCGGCGGCCAGTCGGTCAACACCACCGACTCCGCCGTGCGCATGACCCACCTGCCCTCCGGCACCGTGGTCTCCATGCAGGACGAGAAGTCCCAGATCCAGAACCGTGCCGCGGCGCTTCGCGTGATGCAGTCCCGGCTGCTGCTGCTGAAGAAGGCCGAGGAGGCCGCCGAGCGCAAGGAGCTCGCGGGCGACGTCAAGGCCAGCTGGGGCGATCAGATGCGTTCCTACGTGCTGAACCCGTACCAGATGGTCAAGGACCTGCGCACTGAGTACCAGGAGGGCAACCCCTCCTCGGTGTTCGACGGCGAGATCGACGAGTTCATCGATGCCGGCATCCGCTGGCGCGCCGAACAGGGCAAGTCCGACAGCTGA
- the ftsE gene encoding cell division ATP-binding protein FtsE, with protein sequence MIRFDDVTKTYMRGQHPAVENLDIEFTRGEFVFLVGASGSGKSTLMRMVLKEVAPTRGTVYVAGKDLSRIPSWKVPALRRDIGMVFQDFRLLPSKTAYQNIEFALAVIGTPRKVVRRLVPEMLEMVGLEDKGKRLPHELSGGEQQRVAIARAYVNRPSILLADEPTGNLDPATAGGILDLLAEINERGTTVVMATHDRTAVDRMHRRVVEMVGGLVVRDEERGTYATPAPVSVISGNLPDDSGHREDHPLEDAQDGTDTEDASAESSAAADDSRGDLSVADGTGSASSPDDVLEEDLIDEREALQVRDEDLLLEDAFAEEPVVSGPSLDETEEERR encoded by the coding sequence GTGATCCGTTTCGACGACGTCACCAAGACGTACATGCGTGGACAGCACCCCGCAGTGGAGAATCTCGACATCGAGTTCACCCGCGGGGAGTTCGTGTTCCTGGTGGGAGCCTCCGGATCGGGCAAGTCGACGCTGATGCGGATGGTCCTCAAGGAGGTCGCTCCCACCCGCGGCACCGTGTACGTGGCCGGCAAGGACCTCTCGCGCATCCCGTCCTGGAAGGTCCCCGCGCTGCGTCGCGACATCGGCATGGTGTTCCAGGACTTCCGCCTGCTGCCCTCGAAGACGGCGTACCAGAACATCGAGTTCGCGCTCGCCGTGATCGGCACCCCGCGCAAGGTGGTGCGCCGCCTGGTGCCCGAGATGCTCGAGATGGTGGGCCTGGAGGACAAGGGCAAGCGGCTCCCGCACGAGCTGTCCGGCGGTGAGCAGCAGCGCGTGGCGATCGCCCGCGCCTACGTCAACCGACCCTCGATCCTGCTGGCCGACGAACCCACGGGCAACCTCGACCCGGCCACCGCCGGTGGCATCCTCGATCTCCTCGCGGAGATCAACGAGCGCGGCACCACCGTGGTCATGGCCACCCATGACCGCACGGCCGTGGACCGGATGCATCGCCGCGTGGTCGAGATGGTCGGCGGGCTGGTGGTGCGCGACGAGGAGCGCGGCACCTACGCGACCCCGGCCCCGGTGAGCGTCATCTCCGGGAACCTTCCCGATGACTCCGGCCATCGCGAGGACCATCCGCTGGAGGACGCGCAGGACGGCACGGACACCGAGGACGCATCTGCTGAGAGCTCCGCGGCCGCGGACGACTCCCGGGGAGACCTCTCCGTCGCGGACGGAACCGGCTCGGCCTCGTCGCCGGACGACGTGCTCGAGGAGGACCTGATCGACGAGCGCGAGGCCCTCCAGGTCCGGGACGAGGACCTCTTGCTCGAGGACGCCTTCGCCGAGGAGCCCGTCGTGAGCGGCCCCTCCCTGGACGAGACCGAGGAGGAGCGGCGATGA
- the ftsX gene encoding permease-like cell division protein FtsX, whose product MRARYILGEILTGLWRNVAMVISVVIVTAVSLTFVGTGAVMQKQIMDMKSTLVEQSQVTIFLCSPHSTAASCAGGAATDAKIDSVREALDDEVLAPYIASYSERSQEEALEIYQEQFAGESFVSNFTAEDMPVSFHITLKNADDSAAVVEFFQGRDGVDEVTDLLSTFAPFIDVLNQSTMFALGLAVLMLIAALLLVATTIRMSVAGRRREIAIMRLVGASNLFIRLPFLLEGAVAAIIGGVIASGMLWVGLHYIVEGWLAPTLGEQLITVGTVDLVWAAPLLVILGGVLSVASSVISLNRYLKV is encoded by the coding sequence ATGAGGGCGCGGTACATCCTCGGAGAGATCCTCACCGGCCTGTGGCGCAACGTCGCGATGGTCATCTCCGTCGTGATCGTCACGGCGGTCTCGCTGACCTTCGTCGGTACCGGTGCGGTGATGCAGAAGCAGATCATGGACATGAAGTCGACGCTGGTCGAGCAGTCCCAGGTGACGATCTTCCTGTGCTCCCCGCACTCCACGGCCGCTTCCTGCGCCGGCGGCGCGGCGACGGACGCCAAGATCGACTCCGTGCGCGAGGCGCTCGACGACGAGGTGCTCGCCCCCTACATCGCCTCCTACTCCGAGCGCTCCCAGGAGGAGGCGCTGGAGATCTACCAGGAGCAGTTCGCGGGGGAGAGCTTCGTCTCGAACTTCACCGCGGAGGACATGCCGGTCTCCTTCCACATCACGCTCAAGAACGCCGACGACTCCGCCGCAGTGGTCGAGTTCTTCCAGGGCCGGGACGGGGTCGACGAGGTCACCGACCTGCTCAGCACCTTCGCTCCCTTCATCGATGTGCTCAACCAGTCCACGATGTTCGCCCTGGGACTGGCGGTGCTGATGCTGATCGCCGCCCTGCTGCTGGTCGCCACCACCATCCGCATGTCGGTCGCCGGTCGCCGTCGCGAGATCGCGATCATGCGGCTGGTCGGTGCCTCGAACCTGTTCATCCGCCTGCCCTTCCTGCTGGAGGGCGCCGTGGCCGCGATCATCGGGGGCGTCATCGCCTCGGGCATGCTCTGGGTGGGCCTGCACTACATTGTCGAGGGATGGCTCGCGCCCACGCTCGGTGAGCAGCTGATCACGGTGGGCACCGTCGACCTCGTGTGGGCTGCCCCGCTCCTGGTCATCCTCGGAGGCGTCCTGTCCGTCGCCTCGTCCGTCATCTCTCTCAACCGCTACCTGAAGGTATGA
- a CDS encoding M23 family metallopeptidase, whose translation MVLNSLRRLLCILAAALVALPLLVAPMSPASADGSKEDKIAEREEVDRELEDLRIELSDVNEDLAETYLALAETELLIPQAQADLEEAQRELEAAREEDRLIGERLAAAQAEEERLSGEVEEGREEVDTSNEELASVALNAYKGGGIPNPSTVYIGNASPQDAVDRSMNYRLTMASQGTRLDTLRTDQAVTENSAERLVAVREEIKQLKIDSEKAVERTEKAEREASEAKQALDALYETQKTQREALETKKVKYEGDVSTLETRSSTLDTEIQELARQERERAEREAREREERERQQNQQQSSGGGGGSSSGSSASSSSWIYPVNARLNSNFGWRVHPIYGTSKLHAGVDFPVACGVPVKAAHSGRVIAKPYNSGAGNKLVLSHGIMNGHLITTSYHHLQGYAQPVGAEVSAGTTIGYVGTTGSSTGCHLHFEVHEDGNAVNPAKYL comes from the coding sequence ATGGTCCTCAACAGCCTGCGCCGTCTCCTGTGCATTCTCGCCGCCGCCCTGGTGGCGCTGCCGCTGCTGGTCGCGCCGATGTCCCCGGCGTCGGCCGATGGCTCCAAGGAGGACAAGATCGCCGAGCGCGAAGAGGTCGATCGAGAGCTGGAGGACCTGCGCATCGAGCTGAGCGACGTCAACGAGGACCTCGCCGAGACCTATCTCGCGCTCGCGGAGACGGAGCTGCTGATCCCACAGGCCCAGGCGGATCTCGAGGAGGCCCAGCGCGAGCTGGAAGCTGCCCGTGAGGAGGACCGCCTCATCGGCGAGCGGCTCGCTGCGGCACAGGCCGAGGAGGAGCGCCTCTCCGGCGAGGTCGAAGAGGGCCGGGAGGAGGTGGACACCAGCAACGAGGAGCTCGCCTCCGTGGCGCTGAACGCCTACAAGGGCGGCGGGATCCCGAACCCGTCCACGGTCTACATCGGCAACGCCTCACCGCAGGATGCCGTCGACCGCTCCATGAACTATCGCCTCACCATGGCCTCGCAGGGCACCCGCCTGGACACTCTGCGCACGGATCAGGCGGTCACCGAGAACTCCGCGGAGCGGCTGGTCGCGGTGCGGGAGGAGATCAAGCAGCTCAAGATCGATTCCGAGAAGGCGGTCGAGCGCACCGAGAAGGCGGAGCGGGAGGCCTCCGAGGCCAAGCAGGCGCTGGATGCTCTCTACGAGACGCAGAAGACGCAGCGTGAAGCTCTCGAGACCAAGAAGGTGAAGTACGAGGGCGATGTCTCGACGCTGGAGACCCGCAGCTCGACGCTCGACACCGAGATCCAGGAGCTGGCCCGCCAGGAGCGGGAGCGGGCTGAGCGCGAGGCACGTGAGCGCGAGGAGCGCGAGCGCCAGCAGAACCAGCAGCAGAGCAGCGGCGGGGGCGGTGGGTCCTCGAGCGGTTCCTCGGCCTCGTCCAGCAGCTGGATCTATCCCGTCAATGCACGGTTGAACTCGAACTTCGGCTGGCGGGTCCACCCGATCTACGGCACCAGCAAGCTCCACGCAGGCGTCGACTTCCCGGTCGCCTGCGGGGTGCCGGTCAAGGCCGCCCACTCGGGCCGGGTCATCGCCAAGCCCTACAACAGCGGCGCCGGGAACAAGCTCGTCCTCAGCCACGGCATCATGAACGGGCACCTGATCACCACCTCCTACCACCACCTGCAGGGGTACGCCCAGCCGGTCGGTGCGGAGGTCTCCGCCGGCACCACCATCGGCTACGTGGGCACCACCGGCTCCTCCACGGGATGCCACCTCCACTTCGAGGTCCACGAGGACGGCAACGCCGTCAATCCCGCCAAGTACCTCTGA
- the smpB gene encoding SsrA-binding protein SmpB, which translates to MSAKKKAAKKAAADDGPPKQLIASNKRARHDYYIDQTWEAGIVLSGTEVKSLRDRGASLIDGYCYIEGGEVWMDNAHIAPYVKGTWTNHAARRKRKLLLHKVEIEKLASKSREKGFTIVPMEMYFLGSHAKVVIGLGRGKKEWDKRQTLREKQDLREAQRAMRRRELA; encoded by the coding sequence ATGTCGGCGAAGAAGAAGGCCGCGAAGAAGGCCGCTGCGGACGACGGGCCCCCGAAGCAGCTCATCGCCTCGAACAAGCGCGCCCGGCACGACTACTACATCGACCAGACCTGGGAGGCCGGCATCGTCCTGTCCGGCACCGAGGTGAAGTCGCTGCGTGATCGCGGGGCCTCTCTGATCGACGGCTACTGCTACATCGAGGGCGGCGAGGTGTGGATGGACAACGCGCACATCGCCCCGTACGTGAAGGGCACCTGGACGAACCACGCCGCCCGCCGCAAGCGCAAGCTCCTGCTGCACAAGGTCGAGATCGAGAAGCTCGCCAGCAAGTCCCGCGAGAAGGGCTTCACCATCGTGCCGATGGAGATGTACTTCCTGGGCTCCCACGCCAAGGTGGTCATCGGCCTCGGCCGTGGCAAGAAGGAATGGGACAAGCGCCAGACCCTGCGGGAGAAGCAGGATCTGCGCGAGGCGCAGCGCGCCATGCGTCGGCGCGAGCTGGCCTGA
- a CDS encoding phosphotransferase has product MTGMPSVAPVLPAADLPVDLRRIELLCARLRPEEGVELEHIVWRIAKLPRAEGWDNVLWPVGSLRGRELVLRVARREVSRALLGREVTVLRRLRGLGIQLPMGLPTVLAMAEDAVLVEWIDGTSADVTEPRMRAGVAGALARMLATIHSGPAPEVGRNPVRGVPLITRAEAFARDLELADLPPARHERAQARWSAGLAAAPWRGRELLLHGDPHPGNVVVPESGARGPAALIDWGDTTRGDPASDLGGMLLHLPSDALLHAYRDTAAWTGIDDEEIWDALVARSWAWATRMALSLVTAYAPDDGLGAAGHRLLSS; this is encoded by the coding sequence ATGACCGGCATGCCGAGTGTCGCCCCTGTCCTGCCCGCCGCCGACCTCCCCGTCGATCTGCGCCGCATCGAACTGCTGTGCGCGCGGCTCCGTCCCGAGGAGGGTGTCGAGCTCGAGCACATCGTCTGGAGGATCGCGAAGCTTCCCCGCGCCGAGGGCTGGGACAACGTCCTGTGGCCGGTCGGATCGCTGCGGGGGAGAGAACTCGTGCTCCGGGTCGCTCGGCGGGAGGTCTCCCGGGCACTGCTCGGACGCGAGGTGACGGTGCTGCGGCGACTGCGCGGTCTGGGCATCCAGCTGCCGATGGGACTGCCGACGGTGCTCGCCATGGCCGAGGACGCGGTCCTGGTGGAATGGATCGACGGGACCTCTGCCGACGTCACGGAGCCGAGGATGCGCGCAGGGGTCGCCGGCGCTCTCGCCCGGATGCTCGCGACGATCCATTCCGGGCCCGCCCCGGAAGTGGGCCGGAACCCGGTGCGCGGGGTCCCCCTCATCACGAGGGCCGAGGCCTTCGCGAGAGATCTCGAGCTGGCCGACCTCCCCCCGGCACGGCACGAGCGAGCACAGGCGCGCTGGAGCGCAGGCCTGGCCGCGGCGCCCTGGCGGGGGCGCGAGCTGCTGCTGCACGGCGATCCGCATCCCGGCAACGTCGTGGTCCCGGAATCCGGTGCGCGAGGACCGGCCGCGCTGATCGACTGGGGCGACACCACTCGCGGTGATCCGGCCAGCGATCTGGGAGGGATGCTGCTCCACCTGCCCTCGGACGCACTTCTGCACGCGTACCGGGACACTGCGGCGTGGACCGGCATCGATGACGAGGAGATCTGGGACGCGCTGGTGGCACGGTCCTGGGCCTGGGCGACCCGAATGGCGCTCTCGCTGGTCACCGCGTACGCACCGGATGACGGCTTGGGGGCGGCCGGGCACCGGCTGCTGAGCAGCTGA